Part of the Trichoderma asperellum chromosome 1, complete sequence genome is shown below.
AATAATATCCATAATCAAAATTAACATGTGCTAGTGGGGTTACCTGCTACTCCTTGCCGCAGCTCCCTGACGCTGCTTGGACAAGTACCGTAGCTCCGTCGGTGGAGTCTCTCTGCGGAGAAAAGACACGCAAAAAGGTACAAGGCTTGGCTCGCACAGGTACAAGCCCACTCGACTGCTGCGGGCATGATGTGATGCAACACGATGGCGCTAAGGCGAGGGTCGGGACTtggagctgcagaagcagcaagaGCAACTCGTCACCTGCCCACCAATGAATGACGCACCCGCTATCGTCGCAGTTTTTGCCGGGCAAGTGCGATGCGTATAAGGATGCAGCTTCCGCGGTCAAACAGCCCAAGGCATCAGAGACACCGACGCGAGTCTGCAGCCCATCAGAGAGCAGCGAGCTTGTATCTGTACTTGGAGGTACAATAATGCCATCTCAAGCCATGCAAAAACCCAGACGCATGATACTGTATACCCAGggcctacctactactaagTACTGCTAGGCTTCTGCATCATCGACTCCGTGCGCGCGCATGCATGAGAAGCTGCTACAAGTCAGAGGTTAGAGATTGATTTAGTACCAAGACAGGCTTAGGCCCTCTCTGATGCGAAACCCCTCCCCATGCAATCTACTTGGATGCGGCCGGAGACGTCGCTTGCTACGTATCTAGAATGAACCGCTACAACTATACCGTGTCATACAGGATACAGGTGATACCGCTTACTCGGCGGCTTCTCATACGCTGAGGAGTGGCGGCATCTGCCCGCAAAACCTTTTTCCCTTTAGCTTCCTTCTCCGCGGTCTCCATTTTTATCCTATAACCTATACTGTAGAACAAGGAACCATCCTGATGGGATCTCAAGCATTCAGCACAGCAGCACCAAAAATGGTCATTCGATCAGCTGCCTAAAAGTGCTCGCCTGTGCTTCTCCCACCCTTCTAGCTCAAGGcacgaggaagaaaaagttgcAGATTACAgcatcagctgctgcttcgaccCAGGGGGGCACGTGCTCCATTGCCGTCATTGGCTGATTGGCCAATTTGCTGGTGCCGAGGCAGACGATGCGACCTTTGACTTGGCAGCTTCTTTGACGTAAGGGAGACAGAAAAGCAGAGACACATTTTTGACCGCCGGCATAGATGCAATTCTACAGAGCGCTTACAAGCATGTGATGGAAGAAAGACGATACAAGGGGATATATATGAAAAGAAGACggagaaaaagaacatggagaaaagaaaaataaagatatcaAGTAGCCAAGCAGGCATACTTTTGTATGCGTGCAATGGTAGCAGAACCTTGGTGCTATACAAGTACGTATATAAGTCAAGTTAATAGTAGTAGATACAGTAACCAATTCTATCCCCGATGCCAAAAACAACTTGTGATGCTTAACAAGTACGCAACTCCCgccattatatatatatatatctctaAATCGGACGCTTTTcaccttctcctcttgccgccgccgccatcttcatcgccgccgctccTCTTGCGGCCGTTCTTGCGCCAGTATTCTttgctctccctcttctcccgagcctctctcttctcatcaccctcggccagcttcttcttgaaggaAGCGCgattctcctccttcttggcgcgGCGTTTGGCGACCTGTTCGTTGTGGACGGTCAGCACCTTCTGCATAAAGGCGCGCGTTTGCTTCTCCTCGGAGCCTAGGACGACGGCGCGCTTCTGCATGtacgtcttcttcttctggggttTCATCTGGACAATCTGCGACCGGAAGGGCAAGTTGGCGGCGAGGGCACGCGGCACCTGCAGGCCGTTGAAGTGGCGGGTCTGGCGCTCAATCTTGCGGTACTGCGAGTTCTTGAGCTGCGGTGTGGCGACGTTCTCTGCGCGGCGGACCTCGCCGGTCAGGCGCATTGGCTGCCAGCCGATGAGGTTGGAAGCAGGGTTGTAGAAGCGGTGCGGCTTGATGGGGTACCAGGCACGCAGGAAGACGATGTCGCTGGCCAGGATCTTGTCCTCAAAGGTGGCACGGAAGTGGCCCTCGGGCTTGGAGAGAGCACGCTTGATCTGACCGCGCACGCCGGAGACGGTCTTGACGGAGGCGCCTTCGAACTTGGCAATCTCGAGGGCAGAGTTGAACATGCCCTTGATGAAGGCAGTGTTCTTGAAAATCTTGTAAGGGGAACCGGTcagcttgagcttcttgacaATCTCGGTGGACTCGTCGACGGAGAGGACGGTGCCTGTGGCGGCAATGCGGAAGCCAGGCGATGAGAACGAGTTGAAGCACACGAAACCCGTGTTGGGTGCGATCAGTGGCGCATAAACGGTGGCGAAGCAGTGCATATGTTCAGGCGTGTACTTGAGCATGCGGTTGCGCGTTCGCGAGTCGGAGATGCTGTAGATGGGCAGCGTCTGGAAGCGGCGCCAGCCCAGGGAGAAGATGAGCGGGTCGTTTGTCTTGAGGATCTTCTTGTGCCAGCGGTGACGCTTGATGCGCACCTGGACGAAGCCCCAGCGGTCTTCTGTCGCCGAGAGGCCACCGACGACGATGGGCTGCCGGGAGTCGAAGCGGGAGATGAACTCGGCGGGCACGCCCTCCAGAACCAGCTTCGCGTATTTACCGGCTCGATAGCCCTCGACGGCAGCCCTCTGGCGCTCGTCCAGATTTTCAAACTCCTCTTTGTTGATGTCGAGCTGCTTCTGGATCATGGCCTTTTGAGCATCGTACCAGTCGTCCTCGCCGaattcctcctctccatcgcctcctccttctcgtcGGGCTTTGGACTTGTCGTTCATGAAACCATCTcggtcctcctcctcgaatCTAGCTTTgagctcctcttttctcttggcgTTCTTCTCACGCTCGGCCTGTATATCTTCGGCTGACTGTTGCTGAGGGGGTTTTGTGAATCAGCTTCCAAATCCTCGAATTCACCGTCACCTTcgctgtcgtcgtcgccttcaccattgccatcttcgtcatcgtcatcaaagCCGCCAaattcgccatcttcatcttcatcgtctccgCCTCCACCTTTCCTGCCCGACGTGAATTTTGTCTTCAGAGCCTCAATGTTCTCTTGATTGGCCCATTTGGCTGCCAGGTCCTCGTAGTCGTAATCTGGTATTGATCGGTCTTCGATCAGATCTTCGCTCTCCTGTGAATTCTTTTTGAAaaattcttcatcttccgaGTCATTTTCGatgtcctcctcttccgagtcatcttcctcgcccCTCCACTTCTTCAGGGCCTCGCTGGCAGTCATGGAGCCGTCATATATATAACGAGCTAGATCTGGGGTGTGGTATGAACGTTTTCTGGAGTGAAGTTTCATAGCCCTGTCGGCCattccttctttccatctcAGGGCCGCAGTCTCCTCATCAGAGTCGtattcttcgtcatcctctGCATCCTCATCAAGGTCTGTAATGGAACCAAGATCCGAATCGCTGTCTGCAAAGGCAAGATCATCGTCACCATTGGCTTCCTTGTCAGCTTTGCCGCGGAACATTTTGCCCAGTTTCCCCTCATTgaactcttcttcctcgtctggGTCTTCCTCATCGCTGCCACTGACAAAgccttcgtcgtcttcattcTCTCCATCGTCCCCGTCTTCTCGCTCGGCAATTCTA
Proteins encoded:
- the BMS1 gene encoding Glycoside hydrolase 2 (Mannanase, beta-galactosidase), whose amino-acid sequence is MIQKQLDINKEEFENLDERQRAAVEGYRAGKYAKLVLEGVPAEFISRFDSRQPIVVGGLSATEDRWGFVQVRIKRHRWHKKILKTNDPLIFSLGWRRFQTLPIYSISDSRTRNRMLKYTPEHMHCFATVYAPLIAPNTGFVCFNSFSSPGFRIAATGTVLSVDESTEIVKKLKLTGSPYKIFKNTAFIKGMFNSALEIAKFEGASVKTVSGVRGQIKRALSKPEGHFRATFEDKILASDIVFLRAWYPIKPHRFYNPASNLIGWQPMRLTGEVRRAENVATPQLKNSQYRKIERQTRHFNGLQVPRALAANLPFRSQIVQMKPQKKKTYMQKRAVVLGSEEKQTRAFMQKVLTVHNEQVAKRRAKKEENRASFKKKLAEGDEKREAREKRESKEYWRKNGRKRSGGDEDGGGGKRRR